The following coding sequences are from one Musa acuminata AAA Group cultivar baxijiao chromosome BXJ1-6, Cavendish_Baxijiao_AAA, whole genome shotgun sequence window:
- the LOC135585668 gene encoding ATPase family AAA domain-containing protein FIGL1-like has protein sequence MIPTVESSERGKEATTQREMAEERSGGEGEEGKSSASATNNWRKEVDVKLKRLQSLLFGADLALERGDHAAAGTLALRLIGFLDSQTRNPIDASFVSPIRAEASSKLAAASRALAVDSDRQAFEQARKDVGCIFLKKGDVDIEKIKESKYFRTFINKSKGNVAGDLINNTSSCSNSSAVKGSDIKENQRILDKQHEKSSIHTAKLMTQTKITSIYGNKPSNPDNATYKTVRNCQSDIPQECTVFDNEKTSSNNSLKNKDGPVCLQGEEIEKPHGMTSRSKHRHSEFTSPICENAKSPSSNEEASLDISHYGFVTARTKLEMDAKQRPCSMGPANASVSPQVNNNSFGNVRNYGMRYGNVTRRGVRGNFVPPIRSSGGNTGNMISPRISGQCDDALQDSTRKCIEMLCGPDGELPEKLRNLEPRLIEHVSNEIMDKDPNVRWDDIAGLEHAKKCVTEMVIWPLLRPDIFHGCRSPGRGLLLFGPPGTGKTMIGKAIAGEAKATFFYISASSLTSKWIGEGEKLVRALFGVASCRQPAVIFVDEIDSLLSQRKSEGEHESSRRLKTQFLIEMEGFDGGNDQILLIGATNRPQELDEAARRRLTKRLYIPLPSSEARAWIVRNLLEKDGLFKLSEEDIIAICKLTEGYSGSDMKNLVKDASMGPLREALRQGIEITKLRKEDMRAVTRQDFEYAMQEVRPSVSLNELSTYEEWNKQFGSLLI, from the exons ATGATACCGACAGTCGAAAGCAGTGAGAGAGGGAAAGAAGCGACGACGCAGAGAgaaatggctgaggagaggaGCGGAGGGGAGGGTGAAGAAGGGAAGAGTTCGGCCTCCGCCACGAATAATTGGAGAAAGGAGGTCGACGTTAAACTGAAGCGGCTCCAATCCCTCCTGTTCGGCGCCGATCTCGCCCTGGAGCGGGGCGATCACGCCGCCGCCGGAACCCTCGCTCTCCGCCTCATCGGCTTCCTCGACTCACAGACGAGAAACCCCATTGACGCTTCCTTCGTCAGTCCCATCCGCGCCGAggcttcctccaagctcgctgccGCCTCCCGCGCCCTCGCTGTCGACTCGGATCG ACAGGCATTTGAACAAGCAAGAAAAGATGTTGgttgtatttttttaaaaaaaggagATGTTGACATCGAGAAGATTAAGGAGTCCAAGTATTTCCGAACTTTCATCAATAAGTCCAAAGGAAATGTTGCTGGAGATTTG ATCaacaacacatcatcatgtagCAATTCTTCGGCTGTTAAAGGTTCTGATATCAAGGAAAACCAGAGGATACTGGATAAACAACATGAAAAGTCAAGCATCCATACAGCAAAGCTTATGACACAGACAAAAATAACATCAATATATGGCAATAAACCCTCAAATCCAGATAATGCAACTTACAAGACAGTTCGGAATTGCCAAAGTGACATTCCTCAAGAGTGCACTGTTTTTGACAATGAAAAGACAAGTAGCAATAACTCGTTGAAAAACAAAGATGGCCCTGTTTGTTTGCAAGGTGAAGAGATAGAAAAACCACATGGAATGACTTCAAGATCAAAGCACCGGCACTCAGAATTTACAAGTCCAATTTGTGAAAATGCAAAGTCTCCTTCAAGTAATGAAGAAGCTAGTCTAGATATTTCTCACTATGGATTTGTGACTGCAAGGACAAAATTG GAAATGGATGCTAAGCAAAGACCTTGTTCAATGGGCCCTGCAAATGCCTCCGTGTCACCGCAAGTCAATAATAATTCATTTGGGAATGTGAGAAACTATGGCATGAGGTATGGCAATGTTACCCGTCGTGGTGTTCGAGGTAACTTTGTCCCACCTATCAGATCCAGTGGAGGCAATACAGGTAATATGATTAGCCCAAGGATTTCAGGGCAGTGTGATGATGCTCTGCAAGATTCAACAAGAAAATG TATAGAAATGTTGTGTGGTCCTGATGGTGAACTGCCTGAGAAGTTGAGGAACTTGGAACCTCGTCTTATTGAACATGTAAGTAATGAGATAATGGATAAAGACCCTAATGTCCGGTGGGATGACATAG CTGGCTTGGAGCATGCTAAGAAATGTGTGACAGAGATGGTAATATGGCCTCTTTTACGTCCTGACATATTTCATGGTTGTCGTTCTCCAGGAAGAGGTCTACTGTTATTTGGTCCTCCT GGAACAGGTAAAACAATGATTGGAAAAGCCATTGCTGGAGAGGCAAAAGCAACTTTTTTCTATATATCAGCAAGTTCGTTGACGAGCAAGTGG ATTGGTGAGGGGGAAAAGTTAGTCAGGGCACTTTTTGGAGTTGCCAGCTGTCGTCAGCCTGCTGTCATATTCGTGGATGAAATAGACTCCCTATTGTCACAG CGAAAGTCTGAGGGTGAGCATGAGTCAAGCAGGCGACTTAAAACACAATTTTTGATTGAAATGGAAGGATTTGACGGTGGAAATGATCAAATTCTGCTAATAG GAGCtactaataggccgcaagagcttGATGAAGCTGCTCGCAGGCGACTAACTAAACGGTTATATATACCTCTTCCATCATCAG AAGCAAGAGCCTGGATTGTTCGTAATCTTTTGGAGAAGGATGGGCTCTTCAAGCTTTCAGAAGAAGACATAATTGCAATCTGCAAATTAACTGAAG GTTATTCAGGATCAGACATGAAAAACCTTGTAAAAGATGCATCTATGGGGCCACTTAGAGAAGCTCTAAGACAGGGCATTGagattacaaaacttagaaaagagGATATGCGGGCAGTTACTCGTCAG GATTTTGAGTATGCAATGCAAGAAGTAAGACCTTCTGTTTCCTTGAATGAATTGAGTACCTATGAGGAGTGGAACAAACAATTTGGGAGCTTATTGATTTAG
- the LOC103989822 gene encoding cytochrome P450 94B3-like: MAIAIPFLFSFVFLFLLVSRLLSSSAAVSSSYGPKTHPVIGCLIRFYKNRHRLLDWYTELLEASPTQTIVMRRLGARRTIVTANPENVEHVLKTNFPNYPKGRPFTEILGDLLGCGIFSADGELWHTQRKLASHEFSTRSLCDFVVNALEFETGERLIPILSSACAHRGVVDMQELLRRFAFDTICKVSLGTDPGFLDASLPESPLADAFEVASAISAKRGAAPVFAVWKAKRALGLGSEGQLRAAVKLIHASVMEIIRTRKTEIKKGTQHNDLLSRLIVGGHKDEVIRDMVISFVMAGKDTTSAALTWFFWLLSCHPEAETEVAKEAKQAKGRLDYHALKDMKVLEACLCECMRLYPPVLWDSKHAAYNDTLPDGTRIKKGDRVTYFPYGMGRSEKLWGKNCMEFDYRRWLSESGELVRQSPFKFPVFQAGPRVCLGKEMAFVQMKYVAASVLREFELRREESAKQRPALVPLLTAHMAGGLHMVVEKREEMESIFSL, from the coding sequence ATGGCCATTGCCATCCCATTcctgttttccttcgtcttcttaTTCTTGCTGGTATCGAGGCTTCTCTCCTCTTCTGCTGCTGTTTCTTCTTCGTATGGCCCCAAAACGCACCCCGTCATTGGGTGTCTGATTCGGTTCTATAAGAACCGGCACAGGCTCTTGGACTGGTACACCGagctcctcgaggcctcgccgacGCAGACGATCGTCATGCGCCGCCTCGGGGCTCGTCGGACCATCGTGACTGCCAACCCCGAGAACGTCGAACATGTACTCAAGACCAACTTCCCTAACTATCCCAAGGGCCGGCCCTTCACCGAGATCCTCGGCGACCTCCTCGGTTGCGGCATCTTCAGCGCCGACGGCGAGCTCTGGCACACTCAGCGCAAACTCGCCAGCCACGAGTTCAGCACCAGGTCCCTGTGCGACTTCGTCGTCAATGCTCTCGAGTTCGAGACCGGAGAGAGGCTGATACCGATCCTGTCGTCGGCGTGCGCCCACCGCGGCGTGGTCGATATGCAAGAGCTGCTCCGCCGCTTCGCCTTCGATACCATTTGCAAGGTCTCGCTCGGGACGGACCCCGGCTTCCTCGACGCCTCGTTGCCCGAGTCCCCACTCGCTGATGCTTTCGAGGTCGCCTCGGCCATCAGCGCTAAGCGAGGGGCTGCACCGGTCTTCGCGGTGTGGAAGGCCAAGCGCGCGCTCGGCCTCGGCTCCGAAGGCCAGCTTCGTGCCGCGGTGAAGCTAATCCATGCATCCGTCATGGAGATAATTAGAACGAGGAAGACGGAGATCAAGAAGGGCACGCAGCACAACGACCTCTTGTCGAGGCTCATCGTCGGAGGCCACAAGGACGAGGTGATCCGCGACATGGTCATCAGCTTCGTGATGGCCGGGAAAGACACGACCTCCGCCGCTCTGACATGGTTCTTCTGGCTCCTCTCGTGCCATCCCGAGGCCGAAACGGAGGTCGCCAAAGAAGCGAAGCAAGCCAAAGGGCGATTAGACTACCACGCACTGAAGGATATGAAGGTGTTGGAAGCGTGCCTCTGCGAGTGCATGAGGCTGTACCCGCCGGTGCTGTGGGACTCCAAGCACGCAGCCTACAACGACACGCTGCCCGACGGGACTCGGATCAAGAAAGGCGATCGAGTGACGTACTTCCCCTACGGCATGGGGAGGTCAGAGAAGCTATGGGGAAAGAACTGCATGGAGTTCGACTACAGGAGGTGGTTGTCGGAGAGCGGGGAGTTGGTGCGACAGTCGCCGTTCAAGTTCCCGGTGTTCCAAGCCGGGCCAAGGGTCTGCTTGGGGAAGGAGATGGCCTTTGTACAGATGAAGTACGTCGCGGCGTCGGTGCTCAGAGAGTTCGAGTTGAGGAGGGAGGAGAGCGCGAAGCAGAGGCCGGCACTGGTGCCGCTGCTGACCGCCCACATGGCTGGTGGGCTACACATGGTGGTCGAGAAGAGGGAAGAGATGGAGTCTATCTTCTCTCTCTAA